A part of Gambusia affinis linkage group LG21, SWU_Gaff_1.0, whole genome shotgun sequence genomic DNA contains:
- the thtpa gene encoding thiamine-triphosphatase, translated as MSVEVEQKFLFDSDTLKAIEDIGDCVGQKQFHDQYFDTPDFQLTLRDVWLRRRKLSWELKCPIDPVNGAAEPGREQSLCTRYKEITNLPEIYQRVREVIKDTREDCDADVPPSDEDDSWLSKLELCCFAEFTTTRRSFTLKGEDGVKIDLDQADFGYHVGEIEVLVPEGGDIQSAQEKIRHTAQRLGLNEERRVEGKMTVYLKRYRPEQYAILLSAHVL; from the exons ATGAGCGTGGAAGTGgaacaaaagtttttattcGACTCTGACACCCTGAAAGCGATAGAGGACATCGGAG ATTGTGTTGGGCAGAAACAGTTTCACGATCAATATTTTGACACCCCGGATTTTCAACTGACGTTGAGAGACGTGTGGCTGCGCAGACGGAAACTATCCTGGGAGCTCAAGTGTCCAATAGATCCGGTCAATGGCGCGGCGGAGCCTGGAAGAGAACAGTCTCTGTGTACTCGATATAAGGAGATCACGAATTTGCCTGAAATTTACCAGAGAGTGAGGGAGGTGATTAAAGACACACGGGAGGACTGCGACGCAGACGTTCCCCCGTCTGACGAAGACGACTCCTGGCTGAGCAAGTTGGAGCTGTGCTGCTTTGCAGAGTTTACCACAACACGGAGGTCATTTACTTTGAAAGGCGAGGATGGGGTGAAGATAGATCTAGACCAAGCTGACTTTGGCTACCATGTGGGGGAGATAGAGGTTCTTGTTCCAGAGGGGGGAGACATACAGTCTGCACAAGAAAAGATCAGACACACCGCTCAGAGGCTGG gTCTGAACGAGGAGAGGCGAGTTGAAGGAAAAATGACCGTTTACCTTAAAAGATATCGTCCAGAGCAATATGCAATACTGTTGAGCGCGCACGTTTTATAG